TCGAATCTTCAGGATCGATTACGCGGCTACAAGGACGCGCTGGCTCGGACGCCCGACGTGAAGATCACACGCGTGGTGGATATCCAAGGCGATCCCCGCATCGCATTCGATACCACGACGCAGATTGTCGGCAAGGAGCGCGATAAGGTCGACGCCTTTGTTTGCCTGGAGGCGCAATCGGGCAAAGAAGTCGGGAGCGTGCTCAACAGCTACCACGTTACCGGCAAAGTCGTGATTGCGATGGACACTGACCAGGAGACGCTGGACTGGATCCAGAAGGGCGTGATCGCGGCAACCATCGCCCAGAAGCCGTATACTATGGCGTTCGTGGGCATACAGATGCTCGACAACCTTTACCACCATAAGCCCCCGGCCTTAGACACGGACTGGTCCAAGGATGCTTATGCGCCAATCCCCAGCTTTGTGGACACGGGCTCGGGCCTTATCGACAAGGCTAACGTGGAGTCGTTCGTTCAGGCGGGGAAAAATCTGGGGTCGGCGAAGTGAAGAAGAATTGAGTAATTGTGGAATTGAGAAATCGGGTAATTGAAAACCGGCGTTGCTTAAATTTCTCAATTACCCAATTGCACAATTACTCAATTGTCTTTACTCGATTCCTACGAAATGTATTCCCGAATGTATTCGTCCTTGCTGTGAGTCAGTTGGCGGATGTCGCCGTCGAAAATTACTTTGCCATCGCGCAGCAGCAGAAAGCTCATAGGCACCTCGCAATATTGACCCCGCGGCAAGAGCCGCATTTGACTGGTTTTCGGATCGAACTCATGCGTGGCCATAGTAAAGGCGTCTTGCAGACGATGCGTCACCAGCAGGGAGCTGGTGCGCGACACGTCGCGCTGCTTCATGATCAGCTCCACAATTGTGTTCGAAGTGACCGGATCCAAGCCGCCGGTCGGCGAATCGTAGAGAAGCAGTTCCGGTTGAGTAATGATGGCTCTCGCGATAGCGACCCGCCTGCGCATGCCGCCCGATAGCTCCGAAGGGAACAGGTTGAGCGTGTGTTCCAACTCCACAAAGCGCAGGGATTCACGCACGCGCGCGTCGATGGCGTCGTCGTACACTCCATGCTCTTCCATGAGCCGATATGCCACATTCTCGGCGACTGTGAGCGAATCGAAGAGTGCGCTTTCCTGAAAGACCATGCCGAGTTTGCCGCGCATGGGGAAAAGACTTTGCTCGCGCATCTGCGTGACTTCATTGCCCAGAACCGTGATGCGTCCCGAATCGGGTTGCAGCAGGCCCAGCGCGAGTTTCAAAATCGTACTCTTGCCCGATCCCGCCACTCCAAACAACGCTTTGGTTTCTCCGAAGGGTAGTTGGAATGAAACTCCGCGCAGAACGTGCTTGTCTTCGAACGACAGATGTACATCTTCAAAGACAATGGCAAAGCCGGCCGGTCGCCCGGTGACAGTGGGGGTGCAGTCGATGGGCAAAGTCGGCGTCGACATAAGATCAAATACGCTGCTACTTACAAGCTACTTGTAAGACAGAATCGAGATCAGCAGCTTGGTGACAAAGAAGTCCGTAACGAGAATAACCACCGACGCAGCGACCACCGCCTGGGTCGTGGCGCGGCCAACACCCTGCGTCCCGCCTCGCGCCGTCATTCCGTAATAACAGCCGATCGTGGAGATGATGAAGCCGAACAT
Above is a window of Candidatus Sulfotelmatobacter sp. DNA encoding:
- a CDS encoding substrate-binding domain-containing protein, yielding MLLSRRVLHSVPVAILLVSALSCVGAHESDEFYVLVSANLQVSYWKMAGAGFSNAAGQMKVRSDFVGPQTYDPKAERDALDQAVQKKATGILLAVTDPTLLNDSIDKAVAAGVPVITIDSDAPSSKRLFFIGTNNYQAGFTGGLRLAQELRGKGSVVVFTMPDQSNLQDRLRGYKDALARTPDVKITRVVDIQGDPRIAFDTTTQIVGKERDKVDAFVCLEAQSGKEVGSVLNSYHVTGKVVIAMDTDQETLDWIQKGVIAATIAQKPYTMAFVGIQMLDNLYHHKPPALDTDWSKDAYAPIPSFVDTGSGLIDKANVESFVQAGKNLGSAK
- a CDS encoding ATP-binding cassette domain-containing protein; its protein translation is MSTPTLPIDCTPTVTGRPAGFAIVFEDVHLSFEDKHVLRGVSFQLPFGETKALFGVAGSGKSTILKLALGLLQPDSGRITVLGNEVTQMREQSLFPMRGKLGMVFQESALFDSLTVAENVAYRLMEEHGVYDDAIDARVRESLRFVELEHTLNLFPSELSGGMRRRVAIARAIITQPELLLYDSPTGGLDPVTSNTIVELIMKQRDVSRTSSLLVTHRLQDAFTMATHEFDPKTSQMRLLPRGQYCEVPMSFLLLRDGKVIFDGDIRQLTHSKDEYIREYIS